One genomic segment of Anser cygnoides isolate HZ-2024a breed goose chromosome 20, Taihu_goose_T2T_genome, whole genome shotgun sequence includes these proteins:
- the SEC16A gene encoding protein transport protein Sec16A isoform X5 produces MQQPPQTVPAGAAAPPPAGLARNIYWRNTSLSKRANAAAAPVQPVTDPFAFGRQTPQGSPLDNPSKGNALVMPSSSPAAFPQPAVVHPSPSHAGDNPHGLHASLSAPVSQPGINTSTFSNVPVPSPSPGYVTNSATEVHPNADLGLHGSAVPLHYNTGTALENSFSVHPGMVSLSNKPGGRQDAHRDPSDVPSGPAAAAVFPPPPQQPVSQWRPGQGNLQSPVRNFVPHPEPSSQPDIHSVSQSSVSPPHPPPQTNLQHGPVHQGIPQNPVQAPLSVGCEKTGKNVSANNGHHMNSIQPGNVFRQNAEMSNAWLNQTYQDQFYPQPPLQDSNFVIPTAQENNPKKQSPGVSETSNRSIPTDRDSGTVSMFFKGDEAENEEILSSEKNYVVEKTEFACQPNSSPLYHQPMQPQWVATNVLSQAHIGTGSANEVVQKGMDVQYFPKIVSQQEAQAAKHAVFIGDDKARAGDASGNGGSQYENVENLECIQNQEVLPSEPHNVTASSPSAHPDPYRYGPLPGQMLPKNAVVSHAEGGPNLEAPDSLPHPVRPDSVSSNYSNISHRSASSSARPPEQVGTFIQQESGKPDEESSARFFKQIDSSPLGGDSSEVNLSKSYHSNLSQPPTPSPPKPTGVFQTSANSSFEPVRSHGVGIKPAEIDQAKMVVELRENHPNQKNNKKNTAVPAASPGNLEQPPDNLETIFMPQVYPLPLAVTGEAGNMLHSGSVTENMQSLSERRSSTRAQGAIKKCDSPATTLWAHNELPNFGGNVLLAPAAPAVYVPAKQTVEVIQPPEEGLPNQQPNKPGNIAVQPSQDGNISSENLENPPKMGEEEALQSQASSGYASLLSSPPTESLQNQPILIAQPNQSYNLAQPINFSISLSNQLSSNENQPMKDAGAGDKPSMGPQTSHTGGIISGENAPLPVMQVGSLLVNAPPNTNLLKHNLLQSPVNSSDTASNQPANLLMKTPLNLAPEGQKNVNFEGFVPEFASKPGANSSVSPGITLPSGSALLPPVNSVVQANNSANRSNSKEEAAGVLDFTAPRTLEKSSASNSVQVHNQSLSGGPAYPPQAVGAGQVGPEMHDKQHFYQQVTKDVQHQAVPDRAVQGALPSQPQMQAAQMQQPASSGQSSAPSNYPAAAGTSAMQASQQRENQELGNQEASSAQLARYDQMSPDKQPTSGQPPSAQTSTAPPTSTGQPVMASAQQDPQRPPLPQTPQDAFGPPQNPYYYYRHPYDAYQPPYPPPYPPADPRAASHLYYMEDSYGQYDPRYRHYDSSSAAYMEPGSYRYPEPERPSSRASHCSDRPSSRQGYPEDYYAKTGWTDYYPGYYPNAYDYGDPSRWERYSSAYDPRYRDPRSYDQRYWYDAEHNPYQKREAYPYGNRHDRYEDHWRYDPRFTGSFDDEAEPHRDPYGDEFDRRSVHSEHSAHSLRSSHSVHSHRSSFSSRSQQPFTDYGYPAETGWSTVEQAPLRPSTPEKFSVPHLCARFGPGGFLIKVLPNLPSEGQPALVEIHSMETMLQHSPEQEEMRAFPGPLAKDDTHKVDVINFAQNKSTQCFKNENLIDKESASLLWDFIVLLCRQNGTVVGTDLAELLLRDHKTVWLPGKSPNEANLIDFTNEALEQVEEESGEAQLSFLTDSLITTIDSLEKETERFRELLLYGRKKDALESAMKHGLWGHALLLASKMDSRTHARVMTRFANSLPINDPLQTVYQLMSGRMPAASTCCGDEKWGDWRPHLAMVLSNLTNNVDLESRTIATMGDTLASKGLLDAAHFCYLMAQVGFGVYTRKTTKLVLIGSNHSLPFFKFATNEAIQRTEAYEYAQSLGTQPGCLPNFQVFKFIYACRLAEMGLAAQAFHYCEVISRTVLKDPHYYSPVLIGQLIQMSSQLRLFDPQIKEKPEQESLVEPSWLVRLRHVDGQIKEGAIAYNTDRSTPQQCPCSTPSSELDHTSQYDGGGVGHDMGPGTENALLASLLPNMSQQMQSVQLMPSAPQAILDGSAAVIPPGDQEAVRSVPFYPVASQPIGPGPGFAPPGFSNQYGAEPSPLYLGSTLPPGGPPQETESREEEQTNLETGMQRIPPESPSRNSFPEQREEDFYNRMASMAPGRRSRSASQSSAYMGYGRRSRTTSESSAHSVGRERSNSAAKQPSPSPPVPVGKETKKEVKKETASRKTGANWFRWLMGKGKNEAHLPDDKNKSIVWDEQKQRWVNLDEPEEESKPPPPPPTGFPKVPQTAPSGPGGPPSAPVNIFSRRAAGSRARYVDVLNPGGTKSSGAVPAPADLFAPLAPMPVPANVFVPNSVPGEPQPMEGSGAAEHTPVANQTNTEPAAAADPEYLNPTILPPGSGLPVSNPDGFQSGELSRSSSMSSLSREVSQHFNQPAAVPPSGGPSAGTVQFYNPSQFAQSPAVTGSSRPGRIGQRKYPTLK; encoded by the exons ATGCAGCAGCCTCCACAGACTGTTCCAgcgggagcagcagctccacctCCTGCGGGCCTTGCCCGGAACATTTACTGGAGAAACACCTCGCTTAGTAAACGAgcaaatgcagcagctgccccggtGCAGCCTGTGACAGACCCTTTTGCCTTTGGCAGACAGACTCCCCAGGGTTCCCCTTTAGATAACCCATCCAAGGGCAATGCCTTGGTTATGCCGAGTTCTTCCCCGGCGGCGTTTCCCCAGCCGGCTGTTGTGCATCCTTCACCATCGCACGCAGGGGACAATCCTCACGGACTGCATGCGTCTTTGTCAGCTCCTGTATCTCAACCAGGAATAAATACCAGTACCTTTTCTAACGTTCCAGTTCCTTCACCGTCCCCAGGATACGTTACAAATAGCGCTACAGAAGTGCATCCCAACGCAGATCTGGGACTCCATGGGTCTGCGGTACCGTTGCATTATAATACAGGAACAGCACTTGAAAATTCTTTCAGTGTGCATCCTGGAATGGTGTCTCTGTCAAACAAACCCGGAGGTAGGCAAGATGCTCACAGAGATCCAAGCGATGTTCCTTCGGGACCCGCTGCAGCAGCAGTCTTCCCTCCACCTCCTCAGCAGCCCGTGTCTCAGTGGAGACCTGGTCAAGGTAACCTGCAGTCTCCGGTTCGAAATTTTGTGCCCCATCCCGAGCCGTCTTCTCAGCCTGACATTCATAGCGTTTCTCAGTCTTCGGTCagccctcctcatcctcccccGCAGACAAATTTGCAGCATGGTCCTGTACATCAAGGTATTCCACAAAATCCCGTGCAAGCGCCTTTATCCGTTGGTTGTGAAAAGACTGGGAAAAATGTCTCTGCAAACAATGGTCATCACATGAACAGCATCCAGCCTGGAAATGTGTTTAGGCAGAACGCAGAAATGAGTAATGCTTGGTTAAATCAAACTTACCAGGACCAGTTTTACCCACAGCCACCCTTGCAAGACTCCAATTTTGTCATTCCCACAGCTCAGGAAAACAACCCCAAAAAACAGTCTCCAGGTGTGTCTGAAACATCAAACAGATCCATTCCCACAGACCGAGATTCAGGAACAGTCTCGATGTTTTTCAAAGGGGATgaggcagaaaatgaagaaatactttcatctgaaaaaaactACGTGGTTGAGAAAACCGAGTTTGCTTGTCAGCCAAATTCGTCGCCCTTGTATCACCAGCCCATGCAGCCTCAGTGGGTTGCAACGAATGTTCTGTCTCAGGCGCACATCGGTACAGGTTCAGCCAACGAGGTGGTACAAAAAGGAATGGATGTCCAGTATTTCCCTAAAATTGTAAGTCAGCAGGAGGCACAGGCTGCCAAGCACGCTGTGTTTATCGGTGATGACAAAGCGCGTGCGGGTGATGCATCCGGTAACGGCGGGTCACAGTACGAAAACGTTGAGAACCTGGAGTGCATTCAGAATCAGGAAGTGCTGCCAAGCGAGCCACACAACGTGACTGCTTCATCCCCTTCTGCTCACCCTGATCCGTACAGATACGGACCCCTACCGGGTCAGATGCTTCCAAAGAACGCTGTTGTGAGCCATGCTGAAGGAGGACCAAATTTGGAGGCACCTGATTCCTTACCTCATCCTGTCCGGCCCGATAGCGTATCTTCAAACTATAGCAACATTAGCCATAGGAGCGCTTCGAGCTCAGCGAGACCTCCGGAGCAAGTCGGTACGTTTATTCAGCAAGAAAGCGGGAAGCCCGATGAAGAATCTTCTGCTCGCTTCTTTAAACAGATCGACTCCTCTCCTCTGGGAGGTGATTCGAGTGAGGTAAACCTGAGCAAGAGCTACCATAGTAACCTCTCCCAGCCTCCAACTCCAAGTCCTCCTAAGCCTACAGGAGTGTTTCAGACGAGTGCGAACAGTTCTTTTGAACCTGTGAGGTCCCACGGAGTTGGCATAAAACCTGCAGAAATTGACCAGGCGAAGATGGTGGTTGAGTTAAGAGAGAACCACCCAAACcaaaagaataacaagaagaacacagctgtgccagctgcGTCACCAGGCAATCTCGAACAGCCACCAGATAATCTGGAAACTATTTTTATGCCTCAGGTATACCCACTGCCTCTCGCAGTTACTGGTGAAGCTGGAAACATGTTGCACTCCGGATCTGTTACAGAAAACATGCAGTCATTGTCTGAGCGAAGGTCTTCAACAAGAGCTCAGGGAGCAATTAAGAAGTGTGACAGCCCAGCAACGACTCTGTGGGCTCATAATGAGTTACCTAATTTTGGGGGAAATGTTCTTctagctcctgctgctcctgcggTGTATGTACCTGCCAAACAAACTGTGGAAGTCATTCAGCCACCGGAAGAAGGCCTGCCTAATCAGCAGCCAAATAAACCAGGGAATATTGCTGTGCAGCCTTCCCAAGATGGAAATATATCTTCTGAAAATCTTGAGAATCCTCCCAAaatgggagaagaggaggcacTTCAGTCTCAGGCAAGTTCTGGTTATGCAAGTTTGTTGTCTTCTCCACCTACAGAGTCTTTGCAAAATCAGCCTATCCTGATTGCTCAGCCTAATCAAAGCTATAACTTGGCTCAGCcaattaatttttctatttctctatCTAATCAGCTAAGCAGCAATGAAAATCAACCAATGAAGGatgccggggctggggacaagcCTTCGATGGGCCCCCAGACTTCACATACTGGTGGGATCATCTCGGGGGAAAATGCACCGCTGCCTGTGATGCAAGTTGGATCTCTATTAGTTAATGCACCTCCAAATACTAATCTgttaaaacataatttattgCAAAGCCCCGTTAATTCCTCTGACACTGCCTCTAATCAGCCTGCAAACTTGCTCATGAAAACACCGCTTAATTTAGCTCCTGAAGGGCAAAAGAATGTTAATTTTGAAGGTTTTGTTCCTGAATTTGCTAGCAAACCAGGAGCTAATTCATCCGTCTCTCCTGGGATTACTCTTCCCAGTGGAAGTGCGCTGCTCCCACCTGTTAATTCTGTAGTACAGGCTAATAACTCTGCAAATCGCTCAAATAGCAAAGAAGAAGCTGCTGGAGTGCTTGACTTTACAGCGCCACGGACGTTGGAGAAAAGCAGTGCGAGTAACTCTGTGCAAGTGCACAATCAGTCGCTTTCTGGTGGTCCCGCGTATCCTCCGCAGGCAGTTGGTGCTGGCCAGGTGGGTCCTGAGATGCATGACAAACAACATTTCTATCAACAGGTTACAAAAGATGTACAGCATCAGGCTGTGCCAGacagagctgtgcagggagcGTTGCCATCTCAGCCCCAAATGCAGGCAGCTCAGATGCAGCAACCGGCATCTTCTGGGCAGTCCTCAGCTCCCTCAAACTAcccggctgctgcagggactAGCGCCATGCAGGCATCGCAGCAGCGCGAGAACCAGGAGCTGGGGAACCAAGAGGCCAGTTCAGCGCAGCTGGCGAGGTACGACCAGATGAGCCCTGATAAGCAACCCACGTCTGGACAGCCACCGAGTGCACAGACTTCCACAGCTCCTCCTACCAGCACCGGCCAGCCGGTCATGGCAAGCGCACAACAAGACCCGCAGCGTCCGCCCCTGCCTCAGACTCCTCAGGATGCCTTTGGTCCACCACAGAACCCCTACTACTACTATAGACATCCTTATGATGCTTACCAGCCTCCATATCCCCCACCTTACCCTCCTGCGGATCCCAGGGCAGCGTCTCATCTTTATTACATG GAGGACAGCTACGGACAGTACGACCCACGGTACAGACACTACGATAGCAGCAGCGCTGCTTATATGGAGCCTGGGAGCTATCGTTATCCTGAGCCCGAACGTCCCAGTTCCAGAGCCAGCCACTGCTCCGACAGACCTTCTTCCAG GCAGGGATATCCTGAAGATTATTATGCAAAAACTGGATGGACTGATTATTATCCAGGCTATTACCCAAATGCATATGACTATGGAG ATCCAAGTCGCTGGGAACGTTACTCGTCAGCATATGACCCCAGATACAGAGATCCTAGAAGTTACGATCAGAGGTATTGGTATGATGCTGAACACAACCCGTACCAGAAGAGAGAAGCGTATCCATATGGCAACAG aCATGACCGATACGAAGATCACTGGAGATACGATCCTCGTTTTACTGGAAGCTTTGATGATGAAGCAGAGCCTCACAGAGATCCTTACGGTGATGAATTTGATAGACGCAGCGTTCACAGTGAGCATTCTGCTCATAGTCTCCGTAGCTCCCACAGCGTTCACAGTCACCGGAGCAGTTTTAGCTCTCGCTCTCAGCAA CCTTTTACAGATTATGGCTACCCGGCTGAAACTGGATGGTCAACTGTAGAACAAG CACCTTTAAGGCCCTCAACGCCTGAGAAATTTTCAGTGCCTCATCTGTGTGCTAGGTTTGGTCCTGGCGGATTCTTAATAAAAGTGCTGCCAAACCTGCCTTCAGAAGGCCAGCCAGCTCTGGTTGAAATACACAGCATGGAG ACTATGTTGCAACATTCTCCAGAGCAAGAAGAGATGAGAGCGTTTCCTGGTCCTCTTGCTAA ggATGACACCCATAAAGTGGATGTTATTAATTTTGCACAAAATAAATCTACACAGTGCTTTAAGAATGAAAATTTAATCGACAAAGAATCTGCAAGTCTGCTTTGGGACTTCATTGTTCTGTTGTGCAGGCAGAATGGG ACTGTTGTGGGAACAGACTTGGCTGAACTTTTGCTCCGAGATCATAAAACAGTATGGCTTCCTGGAAAGTCCCCTAATGAAGCAAATTTGATCGATTTCACTAATGAGGCTTTGGAACAAGTAGAAGAGGAATCTGGTGAAGCCCAGCTCTCATTTCTCACTGATAGTCTTATAACCACAATTGACAGTCttgaaaaagagacagagagattCAGAGAGTTGCTGCTTTATGGCCGTAAGAAG GATGCTTTGGAATCAGCCATGAAGCATGGCTTATGGGGTCATGCTCTGCTACTTGCCAGCAAGATGGACAGCAGAACACATGCAAGAGTTATGACCAG ATTTGCCAACAGTCTCCCGATTAATGACCCTCTGCAGACTGTTTACCAGCTCATGTCTGGAAGGATGCCAGCTGCATCCACG TGCTGTGGAGACGAGAAATGGGGAGACTGGAGGCCTCATCTAGCAATGGTGTTATCCAACTTGACAAACAATGTGGACTTGGAATCCCGGACCATTGCAACCATGGGAGACACTCTTG CTTCTAAAGGATTGCTTGATGCTGCTCATTTTTGTTACCTTATGGCCCAAGTTGGTTTTGGAGTTTACACAAGGAAGACGACAAAACTTGTCCTAATTGGATCAAATCATAG CTTGCCATTTTTTAAGTTTGCCACCAATGAAGCCATTCAAAGAACAGAAGCCTATGAATACGCACAGTCACTAGGAACTCAGCCTGGCTGCTTGCCCAATTTCCAG GTTTTCAAATTCATCTATGCTTGCCGACTTGCTGAAATGGGACTTGCTGCTCAGGCCTTCCATTATTGTGAAGTGATTTCCAGAACTGTCCTCAAAGATCCACACTACTATTCACCTGTACTTATCGGCCAGCTAATCCAG atGTCATCGCAACTGCGCCTGTTTGATCCACAGATAAAGGAGAAACCAGAACAGGAATCTCTAGTTGAACCTTCCTGGTTGGTAAGGCTTCGCCATGTGGATGGACAGATTAAG gaGGGTGCAATAGCTTATAACACAGACAGATCCACACCACAACAATGTCCATGTAGCACACCAAGCTCTGAATTAGACCATACCAGTCAATATGATGGAGGAGGAGTTGGCCATGACATGGGCCCAGGCACTGAAAATGCATTGTTAGCATCCTTATTACCCAATATGTCTCAACAGATGCAAAGTGTGCAGCTGATGCCGTCAG CACCTCAGGCTATACTTGATGGGTCAGCTGCTGTGATTCCTCCTGGTGACCAGGAAGCCGTCCGAAGTGTCCCCTTCTACCCAGTGGCTtctcagcccattggtccaggCCCTGGCTTTGCACCTCCAGGATTTTCAAATCAGTATGGAGCTGAGCCATCACCGCTGTATTTAGGGTCAACACTACCACCAGGAGGGCCACCACAAGAAACTGAGTCACGGGAAGAAGAACAGACAAACCTGGAAACAG gaaTGCAGAGAATTCCTCCAGAGTCTCCTTCACGAAACTCTTTCCCCGAACAGAGAGAGGAGGATTTCTATAACAGAATGGCTAGCATG GCACCAGGACGAAGATCCAGATCTGCATCTCAGTCTTCAGCATATATG GGCTATGGGCGAAGGTCACGGACAACTTCAGAGTCCTCTGCTCATTCTGTGGGACGAGAAAGATCCAACTCTGCAGCAAAAcagccttctccttctccacctGTTCCTGTAGGGAAAGAGActaaaaaagaagtaaaaaaagagACAGCATCTAGAAAG acCGGTGCAAACTGGTTTCGCTGGCTgatggggaaaggaaagaatgaagctCACCTTCCAGATGACAAAAACAAATCC ATTGTTTGGGATGAACAGAAACAGCGCTGGGTTAATTTGGATGAACCAGAAGAAGAG AGTAAAcctccaccgccacctccaACAGGATTTCCTAAAGTTCCCCAGACTGCTCCGTCTGGGCCTGGAGGCCCACCTAGTGCCCCTGTCAACATCTTCTCTAGAAGAGCAG CAGGAAGCAGAGCCCGTTATGTCGATGTTCTGAATCCAGGTGGAACCAAGTCAAGTGGTGCTGTTCCTGCACCAGCAGACCTATTTGCCCCGCTGGCACCGATGCCAGTTCCTGCAAATGTCTTTGTTCCAAATTCAG TTCCAGGGGAACCCCAGCCGATGGAAGGGAGTGGTGCAGCAGAGCACACACCAGTCgcaaaccaaaccaacacagaacctgctgcagctgctgatcCAGAG tatTTAAACCCTACAATCCTTCCACCTGGATCCGGGCTACCTGTTTCCAACCCTGATGGCTTCCAATCAGGAGAG CTTTCGCGCTCTAGTTCAATGAGTTCATTATCACGTGAAGTAAGCCAGCATTTTAATCAG CCTGCCGCTGTACCACCTTCGGGGGGACCTTCAGCAGGAACAGTACAGTTCTACAATCCTTCTCAATTTGCACAA TCTCCTGCAGTCACTGGAAGTTCAAGGCCAGGAAGAATTGGACAGAGGAAGTATCCAACGCTGAAGTAG